The following are encoded in a window of Rhizobium sp. WYJ-E13 genomic DNA:
- the tatB gene encoding Sec-independent protein translocase protein TatB, translating to MFDIGWTELLVIAVVLIVVVGPKDLPPMLRAFGKMTARARKVAGDFRAQFDEALREAELDDVRRTISDAQRLNPVNSLREAMNPLRQMGNEIKSDLQNATKVDKPVEQGAEKKTEVPLAEVSAPAPSLSLPETPPVVPAPQPVAAAAVAPVVAAGKPKTARKPRVKAADKADAVALVAAPIEKPKRAAATKKPTEVKKPAVRRKKDEA from the coding sequence CTCTTGGTTATCGCGGTCGTTCTGATCGTGGTTGTCGGTCCGAAGGATCTGCCGCCGATGCTGCGCGCTTTCGGCAAGATGACGGCACGTGCCCGCAAAGTGGCGGGCGATTTCCGCGCTCAATTCGATGAAGCGTTGCGCGAAGCCGAACTTGACGATGTGCGCCGCACGATCAGCGACGCCCAGAGGCTGAACCCGGTCAACAGTCTGCGGGAGGCGATGAACCCGCTGCGCCAGATGGGCAACGAGATCAAGTCCGATCTGCAGAACGCGACGAAGGTTGACAAGCCGGTCGAGCAGGGCGCTGAAAAGAAGACGGAAGTGCCGCTTGCGGAAGTCTCTGCACCGGCGCCGTCCCTGAGCTTGCCGGAAACGCCGCCAGTCGTTCCCGCGCCGCAGCCGGTTGCCGCCGCAGCCGTTGCGCCGGTCGTCGCTGCTGGAAAGCCGAAGACGGCGCGCAAGCCGAGGGTGAAGGCAGCAGACAAGGCCGATGCGGTGGCCCTTGTTGCCGCACCTATCGAAAAACCGAAGCGCGCTGCTGCAACGAAGAAGCCGACCGAGGTCAAGAAGCCGGCCGTAAGAAGAAAGAAGGATGAGGCATGA
- the tatC gene encoding twin-arginine translocase subunit TatC: MSGDIEDKPQPLIEHLMELRKRLIWSIGAFFIAFIACFIFAKHIFNYLVFPYKLAVSWAHLDVEKAQLIYTAPQEFFFTQVKVAMFGGLVIAFPIIAAQIYKFVAPGLYKNERQAFLPFLIASPILFLLGAALVYFFFTPMVMWFFLSMQQAPGHDEVAISLLPKVSEYLSLIMTLVFSFGLVFQLPVITTLLARVGLLTSQWLVEKRKFAIVLAFVVAAVLTPPDPMSQIGLALPTILLYEISIYAARLVERQRSKQALEETSESSDVAKTDSV; encoded by the coding sequence ATGAGCGGTGATATCGAAGACAAGCCGCAGCCGTTGATCGAGCACCTGATGGAGCTGCGTAAGCGGCTTATCTGGTCGATCGGGGCGTTCTTCATCGCCTTCATCGCGTGCTTCATTTTCGCCAAGCACATCTTTAATTATCTCGTCTTTCCCTACAAGCTTGCCGTCAGTTGGGCTCACCTCGATGTCGAGAAAGCGCAGCTCATCTACACCGCGCCGCAGGAGTTCTTCTTCACGCAGGTCAAGGTTGCCATGTTCGGCGGTCTTGTGATCGCCTTCCCGATCATCGCAGCACAGATCTACAAGTTCGTCGCTCCCGGCCTCTACAAGAACGAGCGCCAGGCCTTCCTGCCGTTCCTGATCGCATCGCCGATCCTGTTTCTCCTGGGCGCCGCGCTGGTCTATTTCTTCTTCACGCCGATGGTCATGTGGTTTTTCCTGTCGATGCAGCAGGCGCCGGGCCATGACGAAGTGGCGATCTCGCTCCTGCCGAAGGTCTCGGAATATCTGAGCCTCATCATGACGCTGGTCTTCTCCTTCGGTCTCGTCTTCCAGCTTCCCGTCATCACCACGCTGCTCGCCCGCGTCGGTCTTCTCACATCACAATGGCTCGTTGAGAAGCGCAAGTTCGCGATCGTGCTCGCCTTCGTCGTGGCTGCGGTCCTGACGCCGCCCGATCCGATGTCCCAGATCGGTCTTGCGCTGCCGACGATCCTTCTCTACGAGATTTCCATCTACGCGGCACGACTCGTGGAGCGTCAGCGTTCCAAACAGGCGCTTGAAGAGACCAGTGAATCCTCCGATGTCGCCAAGACGGACAGCGTCTGA